The nucleotide sequence CCTGCTCGGCGGTTACTTCGTCTTCGACTCGCCTGACGCGGCCCTGATGGTGTCATTGCTCCCGGCCCTGGTGCACGTGCGCGGCGTGGAGCGGCTCTCCGTGCTGGTACGACTCGTCGGCGACGAGACGAGCGAGCAGCGCTCGGGCCGCGACCTCGTGCTCACGCGGCTCGTGGAGCTACTGCTCATCGAGGCGCTGCGGTCGACCTCGAGCGACGACGCGCCTCCGGGGCTCCTGCGCGGCCTGGCGGATGCGCGGCTCGCACCCGCGATACGGCAGATGCACGGTCACCTCACGCGGCCATGGACGGTGGCGCAGCTCGCGAAGAGCGCGGCGCTCTCGCGCTCGGCGTTCTTTGATCGCTTTACGCGCACCGTGGGTCTGCCCCCGATGGAGTACCTGCTGGACTGGCGGATGGCCGTTGCGAGGGGGCTGCTTCGCCGCCGGGAACTCGCCATCGCCGAGGTCGCCGAGCGCGTCGGGTACAGCTCGGCGAGCACCTTCAGCACGGCGTTCAGTCGACACGTGGGCCAGTCTCCGGGCCGCTATGCGCGGGCAATGTAGTAGCGCGGGTACTCGCGCAGCAGGCGTCGAGCGTGGGACACCGTGCTGCACTCGGCACCTCTCGAGTCCCCCAGCGACTCCAGAGCGCGGTGGCGAAGCCGAGCGCTGCTCTCGCAGCGGAGGCCGAGAGGAG is from Pyxidicoccus trucidator and encodes:
- a CDS encoding AraC family transcriptional regulator — protein: MTDPLSEVIALLQPRAVFSKGISGAGRWGVRYSDFGQPSFCAVLEGRCRLAVDGQPALTLEAGDFVLLPATPGFTMSGFEPVTPERIDPKVTPSPKGEVRYGTRGGRPDVRLLGGYFVFDSPDAALMVSLLPALVHVRGVERLSVLVRLVGDETSEQRSGRDLVLTRLVELLLIEALRSTSSDDAPPGLLRGLADARLAPAIRQMHGHLTRPWTVAQLAKSAALSRSAFFDRFTRTVGLPPMEYLLDWRMAVARGLLRRRELAIAEVAERVGYSSASTFSTAFSRHVGQSPGRYARAM